DNA sequence from the Oncorhynchus keta strain PuntledgeMale-10-30-2019 chromosome 1, Oket_V2, whole genome shotgun sequence genome:
TATTTTATGTCCAACAGCGAAAatgatcaaatatatatatatatatgtgtgtgtttttctgcTCAGAATTGGAGAACCCTGGTGTTCTGTCTTCAAATGTAGTATATTGAACACCTCACATAATTAATAGACATGCATTTGTGTAGCCCACAATTCCCTGTTCCtattcattttagaataacagAAGAGAAAAACTTGAAAGGCAACCTTTGGAGAACTTTGACATGCATTGCCCCTTTGGGAATTTACCTGCTAACTATTTCAAAGGAGGGCCAGTAACTCAAAACATAATTCTACAAATAAAATGTTGGCCCTACCCTTCAACTGTTCATGGCTAATTGGCATTGTCAAGCAGCTAGTTGTGAAAGGAGACATTTCTTTGACACCCTACCTACTCAACATGTTTGACAGTGAGTGTGGCACACCTTTGACAGATTTAGGCTGATACAATATTATTTCAATGGCCGACATTGAGAACAGTTTCAACAGAAAGACAAACGCCTATGTGCCTACAAACTAGGCCTAATACACATTAATAACACCTCGTTTGAGGTCAGGGCATGTCGAGACTTGTCAAGGTAAGCCCAGTTCAAAAGGCCCAATATCCGTCTGTCACGTGCTGACCTTTAAATAAAGTACAAACTGAAACTCCAGTGAGGCCCATGGTCGAGTTTGGACTAGGCCCATAAATTATGTCGCCTACAGCGCTATATTTGAGCCTTGAGCAGGCAGTACTGCATTTGTCGTCGATTCCGTCATTTCTGTTTAACTTTACCATTGGGGTTTCCCTTTACCAATTCTAAAGATATCTCAGCCTCGTGGATCTCTGCATATTCAATTCTGCAGAGTCACTGTCAAGGCGCCAATCAAGGCGACTTCACAGTATCCCAACTGGCTGTCCATCAAGTGTAAGTGTCGTGTTCAAAACATCAATCAAAATGGAGTGACACCCTCACGGTGAATCTGTGACACAGTATGACTGTTGCAGTACATGCGTTAGCTTTTGTCGCCTCCCTGTGGTAAAAAAGCTAGTCATCAAAATGCTCTACCTTTTTTTTCTTTCCTTTAAGATGAGCTTTAAAACGTTTCCATTAAAAAACTcggtcttctctctctcacacacacacgcacatgcacacacacacacacacacacacacacacacacacacacacacacacacacacacacacacacacacacacacacacacacacacacacacacacacacacacacacacacacacacacacacacacacacacacacacacacacacacacacacacacacacggtggtgTGAAACGCAGAAAGGAATCAAACACTAGACTCCCGTCAAAATGTTGATTTATTTTTCAAGATTTtgcccaatatatatatatatatatatattattgcaAGATTCAATGTTTGGAGACCCATTTGTTTTTTGATCATACAAAATTATTCATGTTGGTCTATGCATAATACAAGTAATGACATTTAATATGAGGTTTGTTAAGACTTGCTCTCGTGTCCTTGCCTCATCTAAGGGGTCGTGTAATAAAGTCTTCCTGCGAACCATAACCCATCTCACCACTCATCTTCCAATTCACCATCTACCAATCTACCAAGGGTTCAGGTCTGTCGTGGGCTTCCGGCATCCCTAGTCCCGTCTAGTGAGATCAGTGCAACATACTATAGGAGGGAGACATCAAGTGCTGGCGAACAGGCCAAGATCATCTAACCACGTCCTGGGATAAAGTTCATTCTAACTCTTACAATTAAGAGCTGTGGTACACAGTCAAAACATACTATAATAATAAGGTAGGGGGAAATGTACCCTTCAAAAACAGGTCTCGGGTTATTACTAAAGCACACTGCCAGGCTGTGGTGAGGACCCTAAGGCAATAGATGTAAGGAGGTGGGAATTTCTGTGTCGGCATAATCTGAAGTGTTTCTTTGTACTGAAATGGTAGTGATGACGACGATGATTGTAAATGATTGTGAAAtgactctttaaaaaaaaaaagccttggtttcagtCCGACGTGAATGGCCTGTTCCAGAAGACGTCTATAGGAGCAGTTATCTAGCTAGTCATTCATTCCCGGACGACTCCAACGGCATTGTTCCACTGCACTATGTTCGCCACATACTTCGCTCCGAGACCGCCGTCGTTTAAGTCGTTTGTTGGGACGTTTGGTTAGCCAGGGAAAATCGTTCAGTTCATGCACTAATGGGACTGTTGATAGAAAGGCACCCATTGAGTCATCGCTCTCAGAACACCCTTTCAGGCCAGACGTAATCTCAGAAACCCCGAAACTAAAACAGAAACTGCATCAGATGCTCATTTAGGTTCTTGGGTGAGATGTATGAGAAAAAGATACTAACAAGATAAGTCTCCACCCCCCTAAACCGACACTCTCAGCCCAAACATGGGCCAAATGTTCCCTCCCCTTCTGAAATTTGAAAGACACAAACACCTGTGAAATCTTGATTTGTCAGGtgatatttaaaaacaaaaaaatccaaatCGGCACACTGGAGCAAAGTTCCTCGTTTGTCGTCGCATTCCAAAGTCTGTTGGCAGACTCAACCATACCGTCCTACGTTTGCGTGcatctgtccacgagagattagGCTCGAGGGTACCCTCTGTGTGGGTGATTGGGGCTCAACGTTTGGGTAACAGTACCCCCCTCCATAGATCTTCAAATTGTCCATCTAGCCCTTTTATTTTTTCAACTGCCTTTGCATGAACACTTCCGATGCATTTCCAGAAGGACATGTGTGTGCCTCTGTTTCCATAACAATTGTCCTGTCATTATCAAACCATATTCTGGTTGGCAATGAAGGAGATTAATAGAACTGTTTCAATAATCCAACATCAGATGTCTGGTTTAACCGTCAATACTCAGTACTTTATTACCCAGATTCATTTGACCTCAATCTCAGATGAAATCCTAATTAACTGCATTTCCCACAATTCCATTCTCACGGATATTTGGATCTTTAAAAGTCATACGGTGTACATTTGTGATCATTGTCTTCTCGACTGTGAATTCAGAAAATGCATTTCGAGGCCCGGTTCTGACTGTGCTGTTGCATCCTGCAGCTGAAGGCCATTTTAGAAACCTCACTGGTTGCACAGTCTGTTGAAACGAGAACGGAAGACGCTCAACGTCGATGAACACCAAATGTTGTGGGGATGATCACGTGGGCAAAAAGAAACAGAACATTTGAAACGAAAAGAACAGTCGTGGTTTTAATAGTTCTCAGGTAACAGGTTCAGATCAGCGAGCTGCATGTCAACTCACACatactgtgtacacacacacacacacacacacacacacacacacacacacacacacacacacacacacacacacacacacacacacacacacacacacacacacacacacacacacacacgtcatgaGCACAGAAGTGCCATCATTCCCTCACACAGACTCTACACATCCTGATTCCAAGTGTTAGGCTGCTATGAATAAATGGTGAACTCCGGTTTGGTGAACTCCAATTTCTGACCCCGTCCTAGCTCCTGGTGAACTCCAGTCCTGCTGGACTCTATACTGAAGTTTTTACTTCCCTCTGTTCAGATATAGAGCTGTCAATAAGGAACCCACAGGTCTCCTAGAATCAGAGGTTCCAATCAGTCTTATTATTTTACTGGACTGCAGCTGTCTGTACCATTCAAGCCACAATCCCCCACGTAGGCCATGCCTTAAATCTCCCTTTGAAACAGCAACAACTCTCGTCCAGATATCACTTCCGTTCCCTCATCCTCACCCAGTAGCAACCTACCCTATCCCACCATAACAGTATCATCGTGTCCCAACCCCATGCTTCGACTCCCCACACAACCTGCCCAATCTCAGAAGCTCCGCCTTCTGGAGCTCTGAGCAGACTGCCGAGTAAGACATCTGAGTGACAGCCTGtaactcctcctcttctctgctcctcatcctcctctcctgtcctccgtTACTCCTCATTGTGTTTTGGGCTTCGCACCGCCAGGGTTTGGGTCAGGGGTGGGGCCACCACCTTGGGCAATTCTGTGGAGACTGTATTATTAAAGAGAGGGGTCAATGTCACATGACCTCATTTACATTGGTCATTGACAAAGGTTATATGCTTTTTCCATACCATTTCTCCAATACTGCCAGCTATTACAAATTGAGTAAATGTCACAGTGATTCAGAATTCAGTTCAGGGTCTGCAGAGCTGCAATGGAAAACTACAGGAAGGAAAGAGGAATGTTTCATTCCACTGTCGTGCCATAAGATGGCGCCATACTCACATGTCCTTGACGTTGTCAATCTTTGCCTGAATTCCTGCAAAGAAGCCGTCCACTTTTGCCTGGAACatcaaaagaggtattgttgagAAACACACGTCATTTGAACAATTGACAGAAGTACCTCCTTTTGCTGAATTAATCAGGAGAGCAGTTGTCCGCAGCGTGAGTGAGATTTTACCTGGTGCTGCCTGTAGAACAGTGGTAGAGAGAAGACAGTGATCACAGCTGGAGAAGAAGACAGAAGGGGAGGAGTGAGCATGTGTTGAGCCTTCTGATTGAGTACACAGCTCCTTCAGGCTAACAACGTGGCCCGCGCCCTTTCATTCAAATCAAACAATATACAGTGAGCGCCGTCTTCAACTGAAATACGAGAAGTACAATCTGCGACAACGTCAGCATTCGTCAACCGATGGTGTCCGTCTCTACAGGACAAACGGGACGTCGTGATTATTGAATGGCAAGACAATAAAGTTATTCAAATGCTGATTCTAACGGTGTGTCTGTGATTCTCACCAATGATGAGCACTGTAAGGCCGTTACACAGGACTCCCAGGAAAGTCACCAGGTACATTAGAGCCAGGAGCTGAGAAGAACGGGAGGAAACACACAGTGAGCTCCACATACACAATTGAATGTACTCTTTGCATGAAGCATGGCAAATCCCATCAAAATGTAAACATATTTAGGGGACGACTTTAGCCATTGGAACTTAGTCATGAGTGCGTACATTTGAAGTGTgggtggttgtcccacctagctatcttaagatgaaagCACtgaactgtaagtcgctctggataagcgcgtctgccaaatgactcaaatgtaatatGTAAATGAATGCATGCATCATATGTTCAAATTGCACATGGTCCCTGACAAATGAATGAGTACATGTTTCCCAGATCATCCGCCACAACCCTGCTGGAGTTGGTGCAATACAGCTCAGTGGGTTGTCACTTACCCCCATCCTGAAATGTGACCCCCCCAACCTCTCGGAGAAGACGAAACTCCTCTCGTACCCTGTAACTGGGTGAACAGCCACCTGTGTCCCATGTCACATACCGGCCAGGTCAGGGTTGAGACCGCGGGACTCAGGGGCTTCTGGGGCTCAGACTCAAGGCAACGTGGCACAGTCACACTGGCTCTCACGAAACCGAGATAAGTCACACTAAGTACTCCTGCTGCTAATTTACATTTAACCCTTGAAGCATTAATGGTGCAACCAATATGACTGTTGTTGATTCAACGTGCCAAATGTTTTAGCTCTACTTTCCTGGTAAACCTGGAGACAAAATGAATGAAGTCTAAAAGGAAGGTTTCTAGCAGAAACGCTTTATCATTTGACAACGAATTGAGCTTTAGATTTTGTCATTAGCCGGAAGTTTGCAAGCATACAACATCTGCTGTATGTTTTGCCTTACTATGACAAGGGAACGTGCTTCACCGATATGTCAGGACTGACCCTCTGTAgaaaaggttctacatggaacccagaaGGTTTctttctacctgcaaccaaaaagggttcttcaaagggttgtcctatggggacagccgaagaaccctctcaggttctagatagcacctttttttcatGTTCTGTATGAAACGCATACATAGGATGGGGAGAAGGAAAGGACAAGAGCCTTTGAATGGCCTCGGCAAACTGTTGAAAGTAAGCTTCGCATGAGCAGTATGTTGTTTTAGCCTCCATAAAAAAACGACACCCCTGCAATGCTTGGAGAGCACTCACGGACACTTGTAAAGGGAAGATGTTTCTTATTGTTACCCTTACAATACGACccgtttttttttgttgtgtatCGTTCGTAATGCAAAATTGAATACAAACCCGAATTTCTACAAACTCACAATTGTGCTTTTGCTGCCAGTTTGCTGGCAAAAGAAAAATCATTTTTTGATAGGATGTTTTCTGTGATTCTTAATGTAAACATGTAGGGCAGTAGTGTATCTGTACAGGCACTCCAGTTATCAGTTCCTTCATAACACCACAGCAGTGTGATGGCTCTCCAGGCCCGCTACTGCATTGCAAACCCAATAAAAGTTTACCTGTAGTGACTTTGGGTAAGAAAAGGCTGTACTAAATGGATGCCACTCCGATGCCGACCGAAAACAAGGACACATTTCAAGCTGCGGGACTGTATGTACACGATTATCACAATCGTAACAGCCACAGTGAGTTGTGGGTATGACAGCAGCTGTCTCTGATAGCGGCGTTGTTCGGAAACACAGTCGTCATTTGGCGACGGAAGGCATAAAAACGTCGTCATCTCCAGTGAACGGGGAGGCAGGCTGATgccagtacagaacagaacagagaaagagaaaaagagattaaaagacagacaaagagagagagagagagagagagagagagagagagagagagagagagagagagagagagagagagagagagagagagagagagagagggcgtatTTTTAGGGACTAAAGGTCTATGCCATTCTGAAGGACTTCCTTGTGTAAAAAGTTACTTGAACCTGTGAAGTGAACGAACTAGAGATCGAGAGGAGCTGTCGAAAGGGGAGCATATAAAAAAGTTACACGGTCATATTCTGGCCAATTCCAGATGAAGATCGATGAGATCCAACACCCAGGCAGTCTCACCTTGAGAGAGTCAAAGAGGTTTCCAACCAGGAAAAGATTCTTGAGTGAGTTAGCAAAAGAGACGACTGTGACGATGGTCTTCTGCGTGTATTGGTCCGCCAGCTCCCCACTGAAACTGATGTCCAGGTCCAGATACGccctgaggagagaaagagaggggggtagaAAAGGAGGGCTCAGTATAGAGGTGGAGTGATGGAGAATAGAGTCCAGGGTCAAGGAAGCAGGGAAGAGGGTGTTGATTAGAAAATGAGTGGTCGTCGCCACCAACACACCCGGATGCATGCACAGTTTGTTGTCTCATGCCTCGGTTATTTCCAGCAGCGCAGATACAAAAGTAAAACGTTCCTTTCAGATCCTGATGGATGAAGTCTATCGACTGTTTTTCATCAAACAGCAGTGGTTAGCCTAAACAAATCATAAAACACACTGtcgtttttttttaaaggcaagcCCACTGGACTGTGAGCCCAGGCAGGATTTATtttgagaggggaggggaatCCAGCCAATTAAGAAACTATTCTTGAATTCCACTCCCCACTGCATcattggagaagagaggaaataAACAAGAGTGGAAGGGAGTGGGGgatgagagaaaagaggagaggactggCGAGTCACTCACTTGAAAGGGTGCACTCCGTCTCCCATGTTGAGCACTTGCAGGATTCTATAGTAGAGGCTGACTGAGACGGTGAAGCACAGGGCGCCCAGGGAGATGGTGGAGATGACTGTGATGATGCTGAGCTGGAACAAGGACAGCAGGCCAACCACCAGCCCTGTGAATACCATGCCTGTACGCTCTGTGTCCTTCCAGTAGATCAGATCCAtcactgaggagaggaggagggagaaaggaggggagagcagaggagaatagatggtaacagagggatggggaggggaatTGACAAGAGAGTGAGAAAAGGTGGAGAAATAAGAACGTTTCATAGTCTACATGTTCTCTTCACATATAAACCAATGAGGAACAGAGTGGAAGCTAACATGGACCCGGGAGTCTTCATTGAAGCAGGGGGGACAAAGCCCATTGCATTTGAAACGTCCTCTATTTTAGTTGGTTTGCGAAAGGCAGCAAGGACAGTCACAGCTGCAAGtctctcctcctcactgttcCTGCCTATGTTCTTTTAACAAAAACCCCACAGCATCACCAGCCAGTCAGTCCCTGTTTGGCTCTGACTCTCCAGTGTTCGGTGGGCCAGAAGGCCTTTCAGCTGTGCGTAAGCAGAGCAGAGGGACAGTGATCACCAggcagagagaaaacacacacaggggCAGGGGGAGACGTCAAGCCTAACCTGGGCTTAATATAGCCTGCACTCTGTATAgagcaggggtgggcaactccagtcctccagggcctgagtggtgtcacactttttctccatccctagcaaacacacctgattaatcaaattgcattctaaactgaagatcatgattagttgattgttggagtcaggtgtgttagctggggcaaaactgtgacaccaatcaggctccagaggactggagttgcccacccctggtaTAGAGGAAGGGCGAGAGAAGAGTAAAgaaaataggagaggagagagggactttGCAGGAACCCTGAATTTAAATGTTGACTCGGTGAGCACCTGCTGACAGTCTTCAAGCCCGCTACCACCCCCTCTCTGCACCCTGTCCGTCTCCCTCGATCAGTCACCCAGCAACTGGAGCCGCTGCGACTGGGCCCTCTCAGTGTCAAAATGGAGGCTCCCCTGGCCTAACCCCTCTATGGAATAGTTAAAAGTagctacaaacaaaacaaacattacaACCAAAACACTGATAGCACAGTGTAATAAAGCTGAACACCAGCAGCTCGCTAACCCTCGGACCCTTACTCCATGGCTATTAGTGTATGAGTGAGCTTGGGAATTAGAATAGAGTGCACTGATATATCTGACCAGCAGGAGGACTATTTATAAACATGACCACAGACTTTTAATACCCACAAAGACccagcgcacacacacatgtCCATTGTCCCAACAGGTGGAACTGTAGCAAACAGCCCTCTTTGATGTGTTGGCACTTTGCGACATTGACCAGCACGTGGTAAGACCGTTCAATGCACAGACTAAGTGCACAAAGAAAAGGAAGACATACCACAGCAAGTTAGACTACGGTCCAATAGACTCTATACTAAGCCATGACTATATTGGTTGATGTTAATATAGTGATATAATGAACTCTCTGAGAAGAGTACAGAGACAACATGAAgcggggaagggggaggggggaatacaaccacacacacacacacacacacacacacacacacacacacacacacacacacacacacacacacacacacacacacacacacacacacacacacacacacacacacacacacacacacacacacacacacacacacacacagcactccgCTGACTGAACTAACCAACACAGAGCTGAGCACTGACTGCCTGACCGTGAATGACTCAATCGTTACATCAACATGAGACATTACCAGTCAACCAATTGGCAGCCTGACCTGGCATTACTTACCACCACAACTATAACCACCACCCAGCCATTGTAACACTACGGTGCGTGCGGGAAGTCCCAGAGTGACCCTGTGAAACACCTTGGCTCTGCCAACCCTGCTGCCCAAAGAGGTAACCCTGTCAAATGGGGGCACAGATCAGCTGATCACGCTACTAGCCTCTTACATACAGAAACAAGCACACAGATGGCCCCTACATGCTGTAACAAAGCTATAACACAACTCCAGATGGTCACCTCTAGGGATGGGATGAGCAgatttttaatggacaaaaaagtgTTGTTTTTGCCATGGGAAAAAAAACATTGCGATACTGGTCCCATTGCTAAGCAGGCAGACCCACACAACTCTGCACAGTTGGTACGGTCTCAAACACTCCTGGTCAGTGAGTGGTCAAAATCCCCCCCAAAGACCCATGGCTGTAGCTGGTCTCCTGACGTTCAGACTCCTCTCCAGGCTCACGGTCACTAAATGCATGGCTCTGCAGTGGACAGACGGTCAGTCCCTACATGTGGAAACGCCCCAACGGCTGAGGACGACAGGCACTGGAACTCTAACCGTGCCCTGATCCTGCCGGTGTCTGAAAAGAGACACTGCTTTGCCCATTCAATAGGTCCCTTGCCTCCCCGCCTCGTCAACTCACTGATAGATCTAAGTGTGCCGACTGCCACCGTCTCATATTGTCTCCATCTTGTCTCTCTGAGGCCAGGGTCTTACCATTAATGTTGGCCATTTTGGTTGCTGCTCAGGCGATCCCCCTTCTTTCACTTTGACTCTCACGCagtccccctgctctctctctgccactcggAGCTGTTTTTGGCCTCCCCTGCCCCGTCAgcagta
Encoded proteins:
- the LOC118385933 gene encoding reticulon-2-like isoform X2, which codes for MANINVMDLIYWKDTERTGMVFTGLVVGLLSLFQLSIITVISTISLGALCFTVSVSLYYRILQVLNMGDGVHPFKAYLDLDISFSGELADQYTQKTIVTVVSFANSLKNLFLVGNLFDSLKLLALMYLVTFLGVLCNGLTVLIIAVITVFSLPLFYRQHQAKVDGFFAGIQAKIDNVKDILHRIAQGGGPTPDPNPGGAKPKTQ
- the LOC118385933 gene encoding reticulon-2-like isoform X3, translating into MDLIYWKDTERTGMVFTGLVVGLLSLFQLSIITVISTISLGALCFTVSVSLYYRILQVLNMGDGVHPFKAYLDLDISFSGELADQYTQKTIVTVVSFANSLKNLFLVGNLFDSLKLLALMYLVTFLGVLCNGLTVLIIAVITVFSLPLFYRQHQAKVDGFFAGIQAKIDNVKDILHRIAQGGGPTPDPNPGGAKPKTQ